In Phocoena sinus isolate mPhoSin1 chromosome X, mPhoSin1.pri, whole genome shotgun sequence, a genomic segment contains:
- the NAA10 gene encoding N-alpha-acetyltransferase 10 isoform X1 has translation MNIRNARPEDLMNMQHCNLLCLPENYQMKYYFYHGLSWPQLSYIAEDENGKIVGYVLAKMEEDPDDVPHGHITSLAVKRSHRRLGLAQKLMDQASRAMIENFNAKYVSLHVRKRWKPGPREGGNRAALHLYSNTLNFQISEVEPKYYADGEDAYAMKRDLTQMADELRRHLELKEKARHVVLGSIENKVEGKGNSLPSSGEACREEKGLAAEDSGGDSKDLSEVSETTESTDVKDSSEASDSAS, from the exons ATGAACATCCGCAATGCGAGG CCAGAGGACCTGATGAACATGCAGCACTGCAACCTCCTGTGCCTGCCCGAGAACTACCAGATGAAATACTATTTCTACCATGGCCTTTCCTGGCCCCAG CTCTCTTACATCGCTGAGGATGAGAATGGGAAGATTGTGGGGTATGTCCTGGCCAAAAT GGAAGAGGACCCGGACGACGTGCCCCATGGACACATCACCTCGCTG GCTGTGAAGCGTTCCCACCGGCGCCTTGGCCTGGCTCAGAAGCTGATGGACCAGGCCTCCCGAGCCATGATCGAGAACTTCAATGCCAAATACGTCTCCCTGCATGTCAGGAAGAGGTGGAAGCCAGGGCCGAGGGAaggggg TAACCGGGCCGCTCTGCACCTCTATTCCAACACCCTCAACTTTCA GATCAGCGAAGTGGAGCCCAAATACTATGCAGATGGAGAAGACGCATACGCGATGAAGCGGGATCTCACCCAGATGGCCGATGAG CTGAGGCGGCACCTGGAGCTGAAGGAGAAGGCCAGGCACGTGGTGCTGGGCTCCATCGAGAACAAGGTGGAGGGCAAGGGCAACTCGCTTCCGAGCTCGGGAGAGGCCTGTCGTGAGGAAAAGGGCCTGGCTGCGGAGGACAGCGGTGGAGACAGCAAAGACCTCAGTGAGGTCAGCGAGACCACAGAGAGCACCGATGTCAAGGACAGCTCAGAGGCCTCTGACTCAGCCTCCTAG
- the NAA10 gene encoding N-alpha-acetyltransferase 10 isoform X3: protein MNIRNARPEDLMNMQHCNLLCLPENYQMKYYFYHGLSWPQLSYIAEDENGKIVGYVLAKMEEDPDDVPHGHITSLAVKRSHRRLGLAQKLMDQASRAMIENFNAKYVSLHVRKSNRAALHLYSNTLNFQISEVEPKYYADGEDAYAMKRDLTQMADELRRHLELKEKARHVVLGSIENKVEGKGNSLPSSGEACREEKGLAAEDSGGDSKDLSEVSETTESTDVKDSSEASDSAS, encoded by the exons ATGAACATCCGCAATGCGAGG CCAGAGGACCTGATGAACATGCAGCACTGCAACCTCCTGTGCCTGCCCGAGAACTACCAGATGAAATACTATTTCTACCATGGCCTTTCCTGGCCCCAG CTCTCTTACATCGCTGAGGATGAGAATGGGAAGATTGTGGGGTATGTCCTGGCCAAAAT GGAAGAGGACCCGGACGACGTGCCCCATGGACACATCACCTCGCTG GCTGTGAAGCGTTCCCACCGGCGCCTTGGCCTGGCTCAGAAGCTGATGGACCAGGCCTCCCGAGCCATGATCGAGAACTTCAATGCCAAATACGTCTCCCTGCATGTCAGGAAGAG TAACCGGGCCGCTCTGCACCTCTATTCCAACACCCTCAACTTTCA GATCAGCGAAGTGGAGCCCAAATACTATGCAGATGGAGAAGACGCATACGCGATGAAGCGGGATCTCACCCAGATGGCCGATGAG CTGAGGCGGCACCTGGAGCTGAAGGAGAAGGCCAGGCACGTGGTGCTGGGCTCCATCGAGAACAAGGTGGAGGGCAAGGGCAACTCGCTTCCGAGCTCGGGAGAGGCCTGTCGTGAGGAAAAGGGCCTGGCTGCGGAGGACAGCGGTGGAGACAGCAAAGACCTCAGTGAGGTCAGCGAGACCACAGAGAGCACCGATGTCAAGGACAGCTCAGAGGCCTCTGACTCAGCCTCCTAG
- the NAA10 gene encoding N-alpha-acetyltransferase 10 isoform X2: protein MNIRNARPEDLMNMQHCNLLCLPENYQMKYYFYHGLSWPQLSYIAEDENGKIVGYVLAKMEEDPDDVPHGHITSLAVKRSHRRLGLAQKLMDQASRAMIENFNAKYVSLHVRKSSNRAALHLYSNTLNFQISEVEPKYYADGEDAYAMKRDLTQMADELRRHLELKEKARHVVLGSIENKVEGKGNSLPSSGEACREEKGLAAEDSGGDSKDLSEVSETTESTDVKDSSEASDSAS, encoded by the exons ATGAACATCCGCAATGCGAGG CCAGAGGACCTGATGAACATGCAGCACTGCAACCTCCTGTGCCTGCCCGAGAACTACCAGATGAAATACTATTTCTACCATGGCCTTTCCTGGCCCCAG CTCTCTTACATCGCTGAGGATGAGAATGGGAAGATTGTGGGGTATGTCCTGGCCAAAAT GGAAGAGGACCCGGACGACGTGCCCCATGGACACATCACCTCGCTG GCTGTGAAGCGTTCCCACCGGCGCCTTGGCCTGGCTCAGAAGCTGATGGACCAGGCCTCCCGAGCCATGATCGAGAACTTCAATGCCAAATACGTCTCCCTGCATGTCAGGAAGAG CAGTAACCGGGCCGCTCTGCACCTCTATTCCAACACCCTCAACTTTCA GATCAGCGAAGTGGAGCCCAAATACTATGCAGATGGAGAAGACGCATACGCGATGAAGCGGGATCTCACCCAGATGGCCGATGAG CTGAGGCGGCACCTGGAGCTGAAGGAGAAGGCCAGGCACGTGGTGCTGGGCTCCATCGAGAACAAGGTGGAGGGCAAGGGCAACTCGCTTCCGAGCTCGGGAGAGGCCTGTCGTGAGGAAAAGGGCCTGGCTGCGGAGGACAGCGGTGGAGACAGCAAAGACCTCAGTGAGGTCAGCGAGACCACAGAGAGCACCGATGTCAAGGACAGCTCAGAGGCCTCTGACTCAGCCTCCTAG